One Alicyclobacillus acidoterrestris DNA window includes the following coding sequences:
- a CDS encoding cytochrome P450 gives MESMNHESSHAPNVQNLMTGFVRPALRTREQRLNPFPWYRACLSQGTVLRDETSQSWDVFGYEEAQFVLKNHAHFSSQRTVDGQNVLGNYAPSILNLDPPRHTQLRRLINLAFTPKAIASFQPRIETITHNLLDAMKQETQGKSTEVDLVAALAYPLPVIVIAEMLGVPPEDRDKFKRWSDLLVEGPSDLRPETIMDLMTRRAAGRKELDEYFRNIVQLHRGKDDGTLISALISAQIENESLSLEELLSFCVLLLAAGNETTTNLIVNAWRCLLEHPEAFAMLRENPGLIDGVIEETLRYYSPVQATSRIVTEDIEVGGQKFSKGDRAVVWLGAANRDSRIFENPDTFIPTRSPNHHMAFGHGIHFCLGAPLAKLEAKIAILAMLSQIDEVSAVPTDLTPIISGFVYGVKSFPIQVTWAL, from the coding sequence ATGGAATCCATGAACCATGAATCGAGTCATGCCCCAAATGTCCAAAATTTGATGACCGGTTTTGTCCGCCCGGCCCTTCGCACCCGGGAGCAACGGCTAAATCCGTTCCCCTGGTACCGGGCCTGCCTATCCCAAGGCACAGTCCTGCGCGATGAAACTAGTCAATCCTGGGATGTATTTGGCTACGAAGAAGCACAGTTTGTCCTAAAGAACCACGCCCACTTCTCTTCTCAACGAACTGTAGACGGCCAAAACGTGCTAGGAAACTATGCGCCGAGTATTCTCAATCTCGATCCGCCCCGCCACACACAACTTCGCCGCCTCATCAATCTCGCGTTCACACCGAAGGCCATCGCCTCGTTCCAACCGCGCATTGAAACTATCACCCACAACTTACTAGATGCCATGAAACAAGAGACCCAAGGAAAATCTACCGAAGTCGATCTCGTCGCAGCCCTCGCCTACCCCCTCCCAGTGATTGTCATCGCGGAGATGCTGGGCGTACCGCCGGAGGATCGTGACAAGTTCAAGCGATGGTCTGATTTGCTGGTCGAAGGGCCATCAGATTTACGACCTGAAACCATAATGGACTTGATGACGCGCAGAGCGGCTGGCCGCAAGGAACTCGACGAGTATTTCCGAAACATCGTCCAGCTCCATCGTGGTAAGGACGACGGCACCCTCATCAGCGCCCTCATTTCAGCACAAATTGAAAATGAATCACTGTCACTGGAAGAACTGCTTAGTTTTTGCGTACTCCTCCTGGCAGCGGGGAACGAGACGACGACCAATCTCATCGTCAACGCCTGGAGGTGCCTCCTCGAACACCCTGAGGCATTCGCGATGCTTCGCGAGAACCCGGGGCTCATAGATGGCGTCATAGAAGAAACCCTGCGTTACTACTCGCCTGTGCAAGCGACGAGCCGCATTGTGACAGAAGATATAGAAGTAGGCGGACAAAAGTTTTCGAAGGGAGATCGCGCTGTGGTTTGGCTCGGCGCAGCCAACCGCGATTCCCGCATATTTGAAAATCCTGACACGTTCATCCCAACGCGCTCACCGAATCATCATATGGCGTTTGGGCATGGGATACATTTCTGTCTGGGCGCGCCACTTGCGAAACTCGAAGCCAAAATCGCCATCTTAGCGATGCTTTCACAAATCGACGAAGTATCCGCAGTGCCGACGGACCTCACACCGATTATTAGTGGGTTTGTCTACGGGGTAAAATCATTTCCTATACAGGTGACCTGGGCACTGTAA
- a CDS encoding TetR/AcrR family transcriptional regulator: MAASEKPHDDAREIQRLNILSGARSVFARKGWSATMADIAEAANVSQGLAYRYFPSKEAIYAELLDRASHLEAFENVRTMGGSAMDKLRYLINELLDINDTHIELFRLSVLTLHDDALPAALRAELEEQTEAFRSLLQSLIAEGQQTGVIAPGNPQQLLVALLAFLNGLCIMGIQGSENAKRHFPDADIVLRILQPPANS, from the coding sequence ATGGCAGCTTCTGAAAAACCGCACGACGATGCACGTGAGATACAGCGTCTCAACATCCTGTCCGGCGCGCGCAGTGTGTTTGCACGCAAAGGCTGGTCTGCCACCATGGCGGATATCGCTGAAGCCGCAAACGTCAGTCAGGGTCTCGCATATCGCTACTTTCCTTCGAAAGAGGCAATTTATGCGGAACTGCTGGACCGCGCAAGCCACCTCGAAGCGTTTGAGAACGTGCGGACCATGGGCGGATCGGCGATGGATAAACTCCGGTATCTCATCAACGAATTGCTCGATATCAACGACACCCACATCGAACTGTTCCGTCTATCTGTGTTAACACTGCATGACGATGCACTCCCCGCCGCACTGCGCGCAGAGCTAGAAGAGCAAACGGAAGCGTTCCGTTCGTTACTGCAATCACTGATTGCCGAAGGACAGCAAACCGGCGTGATTGCACCGGGCAATCCGCAACAACTGTTAGTCGCCCTGCTCGCCTTTTTGAATGGTCTCTGTATCATGGGCATCCAAGGCAGCGAGAACGCCAAGCGACACTTCCCGGATGCCGACATCGTATTGCGCATTTTGCAACCGCCGGCAAATTCTTGA
- a CDS encoding DNA polymerase Y subunit UmuC family protein: protein MRYTLFGQGEGMCVDRRDVPDAVAHCAYVAVDKTDIVTDASVSAVKVGVQVGWSLKTAQSVVPDLVVFAHPDKPTDQMQQVYQILWNASPFVRTLAHSGFVVQVPAERPPLAEVRGILLDIDEVLHVEQRFRVGMAENPFLAEALVAWSRMERVPGARYYRVRQQQLIISPGVARMLEAGGEADTLWVSQMPIAALWYIPPAQREQLRQLGVHRLQDLADVPDELLFARFGKEAWLWRRALQQVPGGRIQVNYPPLEQRMSWRAPLGEEASIEVVESLMESMAAQLCSELQRVAAGALLVGMRWQTEMAGGSYEYAARTPVYQPFSLLAGLEVGRLQMVGQRIEAIDLYVSELRPLESVQAGFVLYEDAFYPLPQVDRSSLEDVREVLLHKFPKKLHIGARPTFREQRLNAILGGRMMR, encoded by the coding sequence ATGAGATATACGCTATTTGGACAGGGCGAGGGAATGTGCGTCGATAGGCGTGATGTTCCTGATGCAGTTGCCCATTGTGCGTATGTGGCGGTAGACAAGACGGATATCGTCACAGATGCGTCAGTGTCGGCGGTCAAAGTCGGTGTGCAAGTCGGGTGGTCATTGAAAACGGCCCAGTCCGTCGTGCCCGATTTGGTCGTCTTTGCACATCCGGATAAACCCACTGATCAGATGCAGCAGGTGTATCAGATACTTTGGAATGCCTCCCCGTTTGTGAGGACCCTTGCGCACAGTGGATTTGTCGTGCAAGTTCCGGCGGAAAGACCACCGCTTGCGGAAGTACGGGGAATTTTGTTGGACATCGATGAAGTTTTGCATGTGGAACAGAGATTTCGCGTGGGAATGGCAGAGAACCCGTTTTTGGCTGAGGCGCTGGTGGCGTGGAGCCGCATGGAGCGGGTGCCGGGGGCGCGCTATTATCGCGTGCGGCAACAGCAGCTTATCATCTCGCCAGGCGTGGCTAGGATGCTTGAGGCAGGGGGCGAGGCGGATACTTTGTGGGTGTCGCAAATGCCCATTGCGGCACTTTGGTATATCCCGCCAGCACAACGCGAGCAACTGCGACAACTCGGCGTCCATCGCTTGCAGGATTTGGCTGATGTGCCTGACGAATTGCTGTTTGCGCGCTTCGGAAAAGAAGCTTGGCTGTGGAGGCGGGCGCTCCAACAAGTACCGGGTGGGCGCATCCAAGTAAATTACCCGCCGTTGGAGCAGCGCATGTCTTGGCGGGCACCGCTGGGCGAGGAAGCCAGTATAGAAGTGGTAGAGTCGCTGATGGAGTCGATGGCCGCACAACTGTGCAGTGAACTGCAGCGCGTGGCAGCCGGCGCGCTTTTAGTGGGGATGCGTTGGCAAACCGAGATGGCGGGCGGCAGTTACGAGTATGCGGCGAGAACCCCCGTGTATCAGCCTTTTTCCTTGCTTGCTGGATTGGAAGTCGGGCGGTTGCAGATGGTGGGGCAGCGGATTGAAGCGATCGATCTCTATGTGTCTGAATTGCGGCCATTGGAGTCTGTGCAAGCGGGGTTTGTCTTGTATGAAGACGCGTTTTACCCGCTGCCGCAAGTGGACAGGTCGAGTTTGGAAGACGTCCGCGAGGTGTTGCTCCACAAATTCCCGAAAAAGCTGCATATCGGCGCGAGGCCGACGTTTCGCGAACAGCGGTTGAATGCCATCTTAGGGGGGCGGATGATGCGATGA
- a CDS encoding DUF6504 family protein, giving the protein MSRIVRQPIAVCRWQADDPVAFVHRGEVHTIVEILDRWVEMGDWWQGEGERKMLWVWTDHNALFELECTKQSWFVYKAWD; this is encoded by the coding sequence ATGAGCCGCATTGTGCGGCAACCCATTGCCGTTTGTCGGTGGCAGGCGGATGACCCCGTGGCCTTTGTCCATCGCGGGGAAGTACACACCATTGTCGAGATTCTCGATAGATGGGTCGAGATGGGCGACTGGTGGCAAGGCGAAGGGGAGCGGAAGATGTTATGGGTGTGGACTGATCATAACGCGTTGTTTGAACTCGAGTGCACGAAACAATCGTGGTTTGTCTATAAAGCGTGGGATTAG
- a CDS encoding DNA polymerase III subunit alpha — MFVHLHCHSPYSFLNGVSSIEALVAQAALYQMPALALTDHNTIAGLPELHKWAAVYGIKPISGAELTIADGTHLTVLAETRQGYRNLCELLTLAHAGEGRRRTPYIEEETLFRLGDGLLVLSGGRNSRIQQLLHRRDYGAAAAWATRYKARFGDAFYLEMQWDGYPKNQLMMRLLYDMSINLKIPIVSTSDVHYTDKQLFPVHDVMRCIALNCDVYTPHPGRPLNREAWLHDVTEAKKRFGSYPEAMARTMEIAQRCQVALTLTETHFPKFALPTGAGDSIAFLRHIVYEGAHARYPRVDADVRNRLEHELDIIVQLGYVDYFLVVWDIVRYARSKSIRCAGRGSAADSAVAYCLYITDVDAAARGLLFERFMSLERAERPDIDIDFASDRRDEVMAYVYEKYGRDKVARVATYQTFRGRSAVREIGAALALPTPLLDTLAKRVPWSAHADELDALMDRVPELMDYAQHRQKFRWLFQIAHHVAGFPRHFGMHVGGIVVSRDVLYQTTSLQPSAKGALMTPFDKRTVEDVGLVKLDLLSLRTMSAIENAVRLSRGAIDYDNIPLDDEATFAMIRRGETMGVFQLESPAQRALQSRLHATGLEDIVASVALIRPGPIQGNMVDPFIARRHGNEPITYLHPKLEPILGKTYGVVLFQEQVIEIATAIAAFTPGEADELRRVMSHARNHTEMEQIGRKFMAKAAQNGVTPEVANTIFSYIQSYASYGFCEAHAAAFATTAYKTAYLVKHYPAQFYASVLNQYPMGYYPVHVVCAEARRRGVSILPVDINESEWSCTTPDDQSIRLGFRLIKRASAQVVAALVEERMKVGRFMGVADFLMRVPAADRLQVEHLIRVGAFDVLEGADRRSLLWRVPGWLAMRETRDLPLLAQAPVEAKGESPGNAAEHSLASRLVDEYNLLGVGVSGHWLEFIRRDLTQQGYVTTAQVLAAPEGARVVVAGLAVRPHRPPTKSGRTVVFFTLEDETNLLDATMFESVYHSEGAVLFTPYGRLLGLEGVVQRRGGARAQLLVEHIWPLTRS; from the coding sequence ATGTTTGTTCACTTGCACTGCCATTCTCCGTATTCGTTTTTGAATGGTGTCTCATCGATTGAAGCGCTCGTCGCGCAGGCGGCCTTGTATCAGATGCCAGCGTTGGCCTTGACAGATCACAATACCATTGCGGGTCTTCCGGAACTTCATAAATGGGCCGCCGTATATGGGATAAAACCGATTTCTGGTGCGGAGTTGACGATCGCTGACGGGACGCACCTCACGGTGCTCGCGGAGACGCGTCAGGGCTATCGCAATTTGTGCGAGTTGCTGACCTTGGCGCACGCAGGGGAGGGGCGACGGCGGACGCCATATATCGAGGAAGAGACTTTGTTTCGTCTCGGCGATGGCCTGCTGGTTCTCTCCGGCGGTCGCAACAGCCGGATTCAGCAACTTCTTCACAGGCGGGACTACGGTGCTGCAGCAGCCTGGGCAACGCGTTACAAGGCGCGCTTTGGCGACGCTTTTTACTTGGAGATGCAATGGGATGGCTATCCGAAAAACCAACTGATGATGCGGCTACTATACGATATGTCTATAAATTTGAAGATTCCGATTGTATCGACAAGTGATGTGCATTACACCGATAAACAACTGTTTCCCGTTCACGATGTGATGCGTTGCATTGCGCTGAATTGTGATGTATATACGCCCCATCCTGGCCGCCCACTCAATCGTGAGGCTTGGCTGCACGACGTGACAGAGGCCAAGAAGCGGTTTGGCAGCTATCCGGAGGCGATGGCGCGAACCATGGAAATCGCGCAGCGCTGCCAAGTGGCCTTGACGCTCACTGAGACGCATTTCCCTAAGTTCGCTTTGCCAACTGGCGCAGGGGATTCGATCGCGTTTTTGCGACATATCGTCTACGAAGGTGCACATGCGCGTTATCCTCGCGTGGATGCGGATGTGCGCAATCGACTGGAACACGAGTTGGATATCATTGTCCAACTGGGGTACGTCGATTATTTTCTCGTTGTTTGGGACATCGTGCGGTACGCGCGAAGCAAGTCTATTCGGTGTGCGGGGCGTGGATCAGCCGCCGACTCGGCCGTCGCATACTGCCTCTATATTACGGATGTCGATGCAGCAGCGCGCGGTTTGTTGTTCGAGCGATTTATGTCGCTTGAGCGCGCGGAACGCCCGGACATCGATATTGATTTTGCGAGTGACAGGCGCGACGAGGTGATGGCATATGTCTACGAGAAGTACGGGCGCGACAAAGTGGCTCGCGTGGCGACGTATCAGACGTTTCGCGGCAGGTCAGCTGTGCGTGAAATCGGCGCCGCACTCGCATTGCCTACCCCGTTGCTCGATACGCTAGCCAAACGCGTACCGTGGTCGGCGCATGCAGATGAGCTGGATGCGCTCATGGATAGAGTGCCTGAATTGATGGATTACGCACAACATCGGCAAAAGTTTCGTTGGTTGTTTCAAATTGCCCATCACGTCGCAGGTTTTCCGCGACATTTTGGCATGCATGTCGGGGGAATTGTCGTTAGCCGTGACGTGTTGTATCAGACGACTAGTTTGCAGCCCTCGGCCAAGGGGGCGCTCATGACGCCGTTTGACAAGCGCACGGTTGAGGATGTGGGGCTGGTTAAGCTCGATTTATTGTCGCTGCGGACCATGTCTGCCATTGAGAATGCGGTGCGTCTGAGCAGAGGGGCAATTGATTACGATAACATTCCGCTCGACGACGAGGCGACATTTGCGATGATTCGCCGTGGTGAGACGATGGGCGTGTTTCAGTTGGAGAGCCCAGCGCAGCGTGCACTGCAATCGCGTTTGCATGCGACAGGGCTCGAAGATATTGTCGCCAGTGTAGCTTTGATTCGACCGGGGCCGATTCAGGGGAATATGGTTGATCCGTTCATCGCGCGCCGCCACGGCAATGAGCCGATTACCTACCTGCATCCGAAGCTGGAACCGATTCTTGGCAAGACGTATGGGGTCGTGTTGTTTCAGGAGCAGGTGATTGAGATCGCGACTGCGATTGCCGCATTTACACCAGGCGAGGCGGATGAGTTGCGACGCGTGATGAGCCACGCGCGCAATCACACTGAGATGGAGCAGATTGGCCGAAAGTTTATGGCCAAAGCGGCACAGAATGGGGTGACGCCCGAGGTCGCCAACACCATTTTTTCGTACATTCAAAGTTACGCGAGCTACGGTTTCTGTGAAGCCCACGCAGCGGCTTTCGCGACCACCGCTTATAAGACAGCATACTTGGTGAAGCACTATCCGGCGCAGTTTTATGCGTCTGTCCTCAATCAGTATCCGATGGGCTATTATCCAGTTCATGTCGTCTGTGCGGAAGCTCGGCGGCGTGGTGTTTCGATTCTGCCTGTGGACATCAACGAAAGTGAATGGTCGTGTACTACGCCGGATGACCAGAGCATCAGATTAGGTTTTCGGCTGATCAAGCGCGCGTCCGCACAGGTGGTGGCGGCGCTTGTCGAGGAGCGTATGAAGGTTGGCCGGTTTATGGGGGTCGCGGATTTTCTGATGCGGGTGCCTGCGGCGGATCGGCTGCAGGTAGAACACCTAATTCGCGTTGGCGCATTTGATGTGCTTGAGGGCGCAGACAGACGCTCGTTGTTGTGGCGCGTTCCTGGGTGGCTGGCGATGCGCGAAACGCGTGATTTGCCGCTACTCGCGCAGGCGCCTGTTGAAGCGAAAGGGGAATCGCCCGGGAATGCAGCGGAGCACTCGCTTGCTAGCCGCTTGGTGGATGAATACAATTTACTAGGCGTTGGTGTCTCTGGACACTGGTTGGAATTCATCCGCCGAGATTTGACACAACAAGGGTATGTCACGACAGCGCAAGTGCTTGCCGCGCCAGAAGGTGCACGAGTTGTTGTGGCAGGTCTGGCAGTTCGACCACATCGACCGCCAACGAAGAGCGGTCGCACAGTGGTCTTTTTCACATTGGAAGACGAGACAAATTTACTGGATGCGACAATGTTCGAATCGGTATATCATAGCGAAGGTGCGGTATTGTTCACGCCCTATGGCCGCCTGCTTGGGCTGGAAGGCGTGGTACAGCGACGAGGCGGGGCTCGTGCACAATTGCTCGTTGAGCATATTTGGCCGTTGACGCGATCGTGA
- a CDS encoding phospholipase D-like domain-containing protein, whose protein sequence is MKRFFFAMVLCIGTVVTSGCTSPTDAQDVQQVLPAPVTARGGMQLVWGPDVKKAALKLIQSSHREVYLDMYELSDKDIIQALVAARKRNVDVRVVLDATEPHSTSVGYPSLRADGVTVREISIKQGIDHVKMLTTDAGTLIGGMNFGANSWNNNDASVLIPHANSEFRTMFLWDFSRAAGEAIEAPTLPPPLIIDGGIESALVQAIQSARQTIDMEAFDLSDKALIQALGAALARGVAVTILVDPTQSYNRSTVDTLRDAGAMVRYYRPYDGELMHAKILDVDHGATFIIGSANFSHQAFTYNHEADLELHDVPQFDASLREDLQTQMGRGSDYPMKAANRSWG, encoded by the coding sequence ATGAAACGGTTTTTCTTCGCGATGGTGCTGTGTATTGGCACGGTCGTCACGAGTGGGTGTACAAGTCCAACGGACGCTCAGGATGTGCAGCAGGTGTTGCCCGCGCCTGTGACTGCGAGAGGCGGAATGCAACTCGTTTGGGGGCCGGATGTCAAGAAGGCGGCGTTAAAGTTGATTCAAAGCAGTCACCGCGAGGTCTATCTGGATATGTACGAGTTGTCGGACAAGGACATCATTCAGGCACTCGTGGCCGCCCGTAAACGCAATGTCGATGTGCGCGTCGTGCTCGACGCTACAGAACCGCATTCGACCAGTGTGGGCTATCCCAGTTTGCGTGCCGACGGTGTGACGGTGCGAGAAATTTCGATTAAACAGGGGATAGACCACGTCAAGATGCTCACGACAGATGCAGGCACGCTGATTGGCGGCATGAACTTTGGCGCCAATAGTTGGAACAACAACGATGCTTCGGTTTTGATTCCCCATGCAAACAGTGAGTTTCGGACGATGTTTTTGTGGGATTTCAGCCGGGCCGCTGGCGAGGCAATCGAAGCTCCGACCCTGCCACCGCCGCTGATTATCGATGGCGGCATTGAATCTGCACTCGTGCAGGCCATTCAGTCTGCGCGCCAAACCATCGATATGGAGGCGTTTGACTTGTCGGACAAGGCGTTGATTCAGGCGCTTGGCGCAGCGCTTGCGCGCGGGGTGGCCGTGACGATTCTGGTTGATCCCACTCAGTCCTACAATCGAAGCACCGTCGACACATTGCGCGATGCGGGGGCGATGGTGCGTTATTACCGCCCGTATGATGGGGAACTGATGCACGCGAAAATTCTCGATGTCGATCACGGCGCGACCTTCATCATCGGCAGCGCCAATTTTAGCCACCAAGCGTTTACGTACAATCACGAGGCAGATTTGGAACTGCATGACGTTCCGCAGTTCGACGCGTCACTTAGGGAGGATTTGCAGACACAGATGGGTAGAGGATCAGATTATCCGATGAAAGCGGCGAATCGTTCATGGGGTTGA
- a CDS encoding phosphatase PAP2 family protein: MGLTDWLWRGFSLADAVVTRRLEKLWITTPWLNALMIIAAKYTPIVMLAILVIAAANIVEVTTAEVSFVSVASSIVAALLIRALHEPVSRLTNRPRPFDTEPFEPLLEHERGESFPSNHAGGSMALACGALHLPFYPWLLLVLAILLCFSRIYCGLHHLSDVLVGALGGATCGVVCAFAGYAVVAHA, from the coding sequence ATGGGGTTGACGGATTGGCTTTGGCGCGGATTCAGCCTGGCGGACGCAGTCGTGACGCGACGTCTGGAAAAATTGTGGATCACGACGCCATGGCTAAACGCACTGATGATCATTGCGGCAAAGTACACGCCTATCGTCATGTTGGCGATTCTCGTCATCGCTGCCGCGAATATCGTTGAGGTGACCACGGCTGAAGTCTCCTTTGTTTCCGTAGCTTCATCGATTGTAGCGGCACTTCTGATTCGTGCCTTGCACGAACCGGTCAGCCGTTTGACGAACCGTCCGCGCCCATTTGACACCGAGCCGTTTGAACCCTTGCTGGAACACGAACGAGGGGAGTCGTTTCCGAGCAATCACGCGGGCGGATCGATGGCGTTGGCTTGTGGCGCCCTGCATTTGCCGTTTTACCCATGGCTTCTTCTCGTGCTTGCTATTCTACTTTGCTTCTCTCGAATTTACTGTGGTCTACATCATTTGAGCGATGTTTTGGTCGGCGCGCTCGGCGGTGCGACTTGTGGTGTGGTGTGCGCGTTTGCAGGGTATGCCGTTGTAGCACATGCGTAG
- a CDS encoding cupredoxin domain-containing protein: protein MRLTRLCSVALLTVFFPFSAAYAQTVQVTLRDGSIQPGTIQSTKGQEVHVLVQNRGLNVHNFVLPAFYVFTQNLQPGQRVDVRFTPDKTGAFQYYSDKSGVPEPGMFGTIQVG, encoded by the coding sequence GTGCGCCTAACCCGCTTGTGTAGCGTCGCGTTGTTGACGGTATTCTTCCCATTCTCTGCCGCCTATGCGCAAACGGTGCAAGTGACGCTGAGAGACGGTTCGATTCAACCGGGTACGATTCAGTCCACGAAGGGGCAAGAAGTGCATGTATTGGTTCAGAATCGTGGATTGAATGTGCATAATTTTGTTCTTCCAGCGTTTTATGTGTTTACACAAAATCTACAGCCAGGACAGCGTGTTGATGTGCGGTTTACACCAGACAAAACGGGGGCATTTCAATATTATTCGGACAAATCAGGGGTTCCTGAGCCAGGGATGTTCGGTACCATTCAGGTAGGATGA
- a CDS encoding OsmC family protein, giving the protein MEMKVTSKWLGQRHFQADGPSGNTVYMDARREEGGTGQGNRPMELLLMGIVGCTGIDIAMILERMRLKLEGMEIDASGIRRDEYPQAFTEIHLTYRLTGEVPPAKAWRAIRLSEEKYCSAIGSVNANVIPHLILNGTEVPPLDVVQDGLPD; this is encoded by the coding sequence TTGGAAATGAAGGTTACAAGTAAATGGCTCGGCCAGCGTCACTTTCAGGCGGACGGGCCATCTGGAAATACAGTGTATATGGATGCGCGCCGTGAAGAAGGTGGGACAGGACAGGGCAATCGTCCAATGGAGCTTTTGCTTATGGGGATTGTCGGCTGCACGGGAATCGACATTGCAATGATTCTCGAGCGGATGCGCCTGAAACTTGAAGGAATGGAAATCGACGCTTCCGGCATACGTCGAGATGAATATCCCCAAGCTTTCACGGAAATTCATTTGACATACCGCCTGACGGGGGAGGTCCCACCCGCCAAAGCGTGGCGCGCCATCCGATTAAGCGAGGAAAAGTACTGTTCCGCTATCGGCTCTGTCAACGCCAATGTCATTCCACATCTGATTCTCAACGGCACCGAGGTGCCACCGCTCGATGTAGTGCAGGATGGCCTTCCAGATTAA
- a CDS encoding histidine triad nucleotide-binding protein — translation MADCLFCKLIAGEIPSDKVYEDDDVLAFRDIRPQAPVHVLVIPKQHVDSAQAVTPDDALLIGRLHATIPTIAKTLEIDQDGYRVVTNIGRYGQQTVQHLHYHIVGGRQLGWPPG, via the coding sequence ATGGCAGACTGTTTGTTTTGCAAACTCATCGCCGGTGAAATACCTTCAGACAAGGTATATGAAGACGATGACGTACTAGCTTTCCGCGACATTCGACCGCAAGCCCCGGTTCACGTGCTGGTCATTCCGAAACAGCATGTCGATTCGGCCCAAGCCGTTACGCCGGATGACGCTCTATTGATTGGGCGGTTGCACGCGACCATCCCGACCATCGCCAAAACGCTGGAGATTGACCAGGACGGATATCGCGTAGTGACCAATATCGGCCGATACGGTCAACAAACGGTGCAGCACCTGCACTACCATATCGTCGGCGGTCGGCAACTCGGGTGGCCTCCAGGTTAA
- a CDS encoding aminotransferase class IV: MPVVGYYNGQYVNPSEAAIAIDERGHEFGDGIYEVIRVYGGQPFLLEWHIERLQNSLNAIRITSPYDANGYRELIQNLLEKSGETEASIYLQITRGSAVRNHLFPAAEITPNVSAVVRPVPDKGEQTPGKLLMQPDERWANVYIKTLNLLPNIIAKQAAHDAGADEALLVRDGKMIESASSNLWFVRDGELITAPTDRYILPGITRRFVLELANELGIPVREEKLSVTELSSIDAIFITGTLSEIFAIDTVLSHPDLPVSTPLQDVAPHPIVVTPDTCKTEWTAKNFDVVNRLKEAFSQHIDELRKASVSA, encoded by the coding sequence ATGCCGGTTGTCGGCTATTATAACGGTCAATATGTCAATCCAAGTGAGGCCGCGATTGCGATTGACGAACGCGGTCACGAATTTGGAGACGGAATCTACGAAGTGATTCGGGTGTATGGCGGCCAGCCGTTTCTGCTGGAATGGCACATTGAACGGCTTCAAAACAGTCTGAATGCGATTCGTATCACATCGCCCTATGATGCGAATGGATATAGGGAACTCATTCAGAATCTGCTTGAGAAAAGTGGAGAAACAGAAGCGTCTATCTACCTCCAAATCACACGCGGCAGTGCAGTTCGCAATCACTTGTTCCCCGCAGCGGAAATCACACCAAACGTCAGTGCTGTCGTCCGACCTGTGCCGGACAAAGGTGAGCAAACGCCAGGCAAGCTCTTGATGCAACCCGATGAGCGCTGGGCCAATGTCTACATCAAGACGTTGAATCTGCTCCCGAATATCATCGCAAAACAGGCAGCGCACGACGCAGGTGCAGATGAGGCACTGTTGGTGCGGGATGGAAAGATGATCGAATCGGCGAGCTCGAACCTCTGGTTTGTCCGTGACGGGGAACTGATTACAGCACCCACGGACAGATACATTTTGCCGGGCATCACACGTCGCTTTGTGCTTGAATTGGCGAACGAACTCGGTATTCCTGTACGCGAAGAGAAATTGTCGGTCACTGAACTTTCTTCTATCGATGCTATCTTTATTACAGGGACGCTCTCCGAAATTTTCGCAATCGACACGGTGTTGTCGCATCCAGATTTGCCCGTTTCTACGCCGTTGCAAGACGTTGCGCCGCATCCGATTGTGGTCACCCCAGATACATGTAAGACGGAATGGACGGCGAAAAACTTCGACGTGGTGAACCGGCTGAAGGAGGCTTTTTCGCAACATATTGACGAACTGCGCAAGGCTTCCGTTTCGGCGTGA